One Oncorhynchus clarkii lewisi isolate Uvic-CL-2024 chromosome 28, UVic_Ocla_1.0, whole genome shotgun sequence genomic region harbors:
- the LOC139387088 gene encoding WW domain binding protein VOPP1-like — MAVLCGIIFLFWLVDECTASKKYCWYFEGGYPIYFICRSYEDCCGTRCCVRALSIQRLWYFWLLLMMGVLFCCGAGFFIRRRMNPSPLPEDTFNVSFTRHPMTASGLQQPGMQNYGASGGMILTPTYPIQAHPHPVHPSHMAAPYPHPPPPAYCNLPPPPYEQVLQTSEKR, encoded by the exons ATGGCAGTTCTGTGTGGAATCATATTTCTGTTTTGGTTAGTGGATGAG TGCACAGCTTCCAAGAAGTACTGCTGGTATTTTGAAGGAGGCTACCCAATCTATTTCAT ATGCCGGTCGTATGAGGACTGTTGTGGGACGCGGTGCTGTGTCCGAGCTCTCTCCATCCAGAGACTATGGTACTTCTG GCTCCTGCTGATGATGGGCGTATTGTTCTGCTGTGGGGCAGGGTTTTTCATCCGCAGACGCATGAACCCCTCCCCACTTCCTGAGGACACCTTCAATGTGTCATTCACCAGACACCCAATGACAGCTTCAG GACTGCAGCAGCCCGGCATGCAAAACTATGGAGCCTCAGGAGGGATGATACTCACACCTACATACCCCATACAAGCCCATCCCCACCCGGTCCACCCCTCCCACATGGCAGCACCCTACCCACACCCTCCCCCTCCCGCCTACTGcaacctccctcctccaccctacGAACAGGTGCTGCAGACCTCGGAAAAGAGGTAA